In the Pedobacter cryoconitis genome, AGAAAAATATAATGGACAATTTGAATGAATTCTTTATTGGCAGGACTGTGGTAGTTATAGCACACAGATTAAGCACTGTGAAAAATGCTAATCAAATTATAGTAATGAACCAGGGTCAAATAGTGGAAATTGGGGCTCATGATGAGCTGGTATCCGGCAAAAAACACTACTACGAATTAATAAAAAATCAGTTAGAATTGGGCAATTAGTACCCTGTTTCTTTGTGCATCAATAATCCTTTAAATCATTTTAAATTATGTTACCTGTCATTAAAACATATGCGATTAATCTCAAACACAGAACTGATAGAAAGGCTCATATCCAGGCACAGTTTGAGGGAAGAAAAGAATTCGATCTTAAAATAATAGAAGCCTGTGAAGCTCAGATTGGCGCTGTTGGCTTATGGAACAGCGTACTTTATATTTTGGGAAATGTGGCTGATAGAAATGATGAGTATATAATTATTTGTGAGGATGACCACCAATTTACTGCTAATTATTCTCCTGAATTGTTCATCAGTTGTATTGAACAGGCAAGGGCAAAAGGAGCGGATATCTTGTGTGGAGGTGTAAGTTGGTTAAATTGTGCTATCCAAATCTCAAAGGAACTTTTTTGGGTGGAGAAATTTACTGGTGGACAATTCATCGTCATCTTCAATAAATTCACTCCATTTCTGTTGAGTGCCGTTTTTAAAGATAGTGATTGTTATGATCTCGTTATTAGTTCGCTTACTAATCAAAAATTCATTATCCACCCATTTATTTCTACTCAGAAAGAATTTGGATATTCTGATGTAACGGAAATAAATAGCATAGAAGGACGCGTAAATGGATTGTTTAACAAGACTTCGGCAAGTGTTCAGATCTTAAAAGATGTTTCTGCTTTCTACAAAAAAAGTCAGGATAAAATTAATCAGGCAAATCATGTTGCAGTAATAAAGGATATGGTAATTCCCACTTATATTATCAATCTTAAAGACAGAACAGCCCGTAGAGAACATATTGAAAAGCAGTTTGAAAACAGACCTGAATTTGATTTTAGTGTTATTGAGGCCTGTGAACATGAAATTGGCGCGGTTGGTCTATGGAACAGTATCCGTAAAATCATTGAAATTGCACAGTCCAATGAAGATGATGTGATCATTATATGCGAGGACGATCATGAATTTACATCAGATTATTCCAGCGATCTTCTAATGAAAAATATTATTGAAGCCTATCAGCAAGGAATAGAGGTTCTTTCTGGTGGAATAGGAGGATTCGGTGCGATTATTCCTGTCACCAGAAACAGGTTATGGGTCAATGCTTTTTTGAGTACTCAATTTATAATTGTATACAAGCGTATTTTTCAGAAAATACTGGATGCCCCTTTTGACGATAAAGTGGTGGCAGATGGTGCAATATCTGAAATAGCGGATAACAAGATGGTTTTATATCCATTTATATCAGTTCAAAAAGATTTTGGCTACTCGGATGTGACAGCTGTCCATAATACAAATAGTGGATTAGTGAATACAATGTTTGAGGATACCAGTATGAGAATTCAAAATATCTATAGCGCCATGGATGTCCTTTTTGAAGAGATGATTGTGGTTTCGGTTTAATCTTAATTATTTCAGCAAATGAATACTAATCATTACGACTGGCCAGCAGATGACAGGGATAAATGTATTTCAATGGAAGAGCAAGTGCATTGTGTGCTTTTGAGGATGTTGAAAATATTTGATCTGATTTGTACTAAACATGACATTACCTATTGGTTAGATTATGGAACCTTATTAGGTGCTGTACGCAACAAGGGATTTATTCCCTGGGATATGGAAATTGATATAGGGATGCCGCGTCATGACTTTGATACTTTTAAGAAGGTTGGTATTGCAGATCTACCTGTAGATCTTTTCTTTCAGGATGCTTTTACTGATCCTGATTATTTACATAGCCATATTATAGAAGCAAAAATAAGAGATAGATATAGTAATTATATTGAGTTTGAACAAGCGAACCCTGAGTGCAAATGGCATAATGGAATTCAAATAGACATTTTTGTATATGATCTGGACAGTGAGTTAAGAGACTGTATCTCCAATTCATTTGAAAGAGTCCTGACAAATAAAAAGGCATTTTTCTTTACAAAAGAGTTTCAATATCTCTTATATCAGCAATTTGGAGATACTCAATTTCCGATTCCTGATTGTTATCATGCTTATCTGACAAGAAATTATGGCGATTATCTTGTGCTTCCACCAATTGAAGAACAGGTCGCAGAAATTGTAAATCCTTTTGATTCTTGTCAGCATAAGGAGTCTTTAACGTGGAAAAATAAGCCCTGATTTCAACATTAATAATCTTTAAACTAATCCTATGAAATTAAGTAATGAAAAAGTTATCGAATTTGAGGAGAATGGATTCCTGACTATTCCAAAATTCTACTCAGATAGCATAGTAGACCAAATTCGAATAGCTGCTACTGATTTGATGAATCAGCCCAATTTATTAAATGGATGTACTAAATATTACGAAAATAGTGTGATCAATGCTAATGAAATTCTTTGCAGAATAGAGAATTTTATCGGTTTCAATGATTTTTATTATCAATTGATGAACGATCCAGGACTCCTATCTATTCTGGAAGTGTTGTTCAAAGAAGCTCCTGTGCTTTTTAAGGAGAAGATAAATTATAAACTACCAGGAGGGAATCCATTTGCACCACATCAGGATGCACCTGCATATGCAATGTTTGATTGTGATATTTATCTGACAGTGATGATTTGTATTGATGACAGTGCTAAAGAAAATGGAACGCTTGCTTTTGCAAAAGGAAGACATAAAGAAGGAATATTTCCAGTAGGTGAAACAGGAGAGATCCTGGAATCTTATACGCGTGAAATGGAGTGGGATCTGATCAGTTTACGGGCTGGAGATATCATGATATTTGATTCGTTTGTTCCTCACAAATCTGATGCTAATCTAAGTGAATATTCCAGAGGACTGATTTTTTCTACTTATAATAAAATATCTTTTGGTGATTTACGAAAGGATTATTATGATTTAAAACGAAAACACTTTCCGCCTGATCATGAACGTGACCCAAATAAAGATTATAGCCTGAATAATCCATTTAACCTTGCAAACCCTCTTAAATAATTCAATATCATTCTTATGACAACTAAAATTGAAACTGCTGTAGTTTTAGCTGCAGGGGCCGGAATCAGAATTAGGGAATTCTTTGATGTTCCAAAAGGGTTTATTAAAATTAATGATAGACCTATTATTGAAATTTCCGTAGAGAAATTAATAGCAGTAGGGATTAACAGAATTGTAATAGTAACAGGGTATAATCATAATTTTTATGAGACTCTGGCAATTAAATACCCTCTGATTGAATTGATTTTTAATGAAAAATATGCCTCCTGTAACCACTTGTATTCATTATGCTGTATAAAAGGAATTGTTAATGAAAGTTTTTTATTACTTGAATCAGATATCGTTTATGAACAACGGGCACTCGAAAAAATATTGGATATAGATGAATCAAATGCAATTATAGTCTCTGCAGTTAGCGGATCTGGGGATGAGGTTTTTGTTGAATCCAGAAATGAAAATCTTGTCAATATGAGTAAGGATTCAAAAAGCATTAATCAAATAACAGGGGAATTTATTGGTATATCATTATTTTCGATGCCCTTCTTTAATAAAATATTTGAACTGGCTGAAAAAGACATAACAAACTTGTCAACAGGATCATACGATACTAATGGAATTACCAGTGCGGCACAATATTTCCCTGTCTATTGCCTGTTGATACAAGATCTGATCTGGGTAGAAATTGATACTTACGAAATGTATGTGGACGCTATTAAAATTTTTTAATTTATGAACTGGCAAAAAATATGGGAAGATAAAGGAAATACCACCATCAATAATTTAAAGGAATTAGACGGGTTTGATCATACAAATATTGATGAAAGTTTGGTAGGTAAAGAAATCACGTCAATTTTAAAGATTCAGGAATCAGACAACGTTCTTGAAGTAGGGTGTGGAGCCGGCATGATTGCACAGTTCCTGAAATGTAACTATGTAGGAATTGATTATTCAAAGTCATTGGTTGAAAAACATATAC is a window encoding:
- a CDS encoding LicD family protein, producing MNTNHYDWPADDRDKCISMEEQVHCVLLRMLKIFDLICTKHDITYWLDYGTLLGAVRNKGFIPWDMEIDIGMPRHDFDTFKKVGIADLPVDLFFQDAFTDPDYLHSHIIEAKIRDRYSNYIEFEQANPECKWHNGIQIDIFVYDLDSELRDCISNSFERVLTNKKAFFFTKEFQYLLYQQFGDTQFPIPDCYHAYLTRNYGDYLVLPPIEEQVAEIVNPFDSCQHKESLTWKNKP
- a CDS encoding phytanoyl-CoA dioxygenase family protein: MKLSNEKVIEFEENGFLTIPKFYSDSIVDQIRIAATDLMNQPNLLNGCTKYYENSVINANEILCRIENFIGFNDFYYQLMNDPGLLSILEVLFKEAPVLFKEKINYKLPGGNPFAPHQDAPAYAMFDCDIYLTVMICIDDSAKENGTLAFAKGRHKEGIFPVGETGEILESYTREMEWDLISLRAGDIMIFDSFVPHKSDANLSEYSRGLIFSTYNKISFGDLRKDYYDLKRKHFPPDHERDPNKDYSLNNPFNLANPLK
- a CDS encoding NTP transferase domain-containing protein, translated to MTTKIETAVVLAAGAGIRIREFFDVPKGFIKINDRPIIEISVEKLIAVGINRIVIVTGYNHNFYETLAIKYPLIELIFNEKYASCNHLYSLCCIKGIVNESFLLLESDIVYEQRALEKILDIDESNAIIVSAVSGSGDEVFVESRNENLVNMSKDSKSINQITGEFIGISLFSMPFFNKIFELAEKDITNLSTGSYDTNGITSAAQYFPVYCLLIQDLIWVEIDTYEMYVDAIKIF
- a CDS encoding glycosyltransferase family 25 protein encodes the protein MLPVIKTYAINLKHRTDRKAHIQAQFEGRKEFDLKIIEACEAQIGAVGLWNSVLYILGNVADRNDEYIIICEDDHQFTANYSPELFISCIEQARAKGADILCGGVSWLNCAIQISKELFWVEKFTGGQFIVIFNKFTPFLLSAVFKDSDCYDLVISSLTNQKFIIHPFISTQKEFGYSDVTEINSIEGRVNGLFNKTSASVQILKDVSAFYKKSQDKINQANHVAVIKDMVIPTYIINLKDRTARREHIEKQFENRPEFDFSVIEACEHEIGAVGLWNSIRKIIEIAQSNEDDVIIICEDDHEFTSDYSSDLLMKNIIEAYQQGIEVLSGGIGGFGAIIPVTRNRLWVNAFLSTQFIIVYKRIFQKILDAPFDDKVVADGAISEIADNKMVLYPFISVQKDFGYSDVTAVHNTNSGLVNTMFEDTSMRIQNIYSAMDVLFEEMIVVSV